A region of the Pseudobacteriovorax antillogorgiicola genome:
GATTAGCAAGAGGTCCATATTTTTGGGATGGGATATCACCTTCTTGAGCACCACCAATGTTGCAACGACCCCCATCTTTTAAAGATCCAGTCGTCGAAAAGACCCCATCTTGCGGGTTACAGACTCTATAAAAAGTTGGTGAAGAAAATCTGCTTTCCCAAGCTTCGTCGTACTCTATTACACTCAGTACTTGATCTTTAAACTCCTCCGAAAGACGGCTAATTCTTCTTAGAAATTCAGAATGCTGTTTTTCATGAATTTCAATGTCTTTGCGAACCTGTAGAATCGCATCCCGGTGGATGAGAATCTCTGGCTTTTCTTTACGTGCCATTAGTCTTCTTTCAAAACGTATTCTTGATGCTCACAAACAGTTTCGCCTTTGCCAGCGAGAGCCATAGAGAACGGGCTGAAATTCATAAAACGCCTATTCGGTGTATATAGCCACCTTTCGGCTGCCTCCATATCCCCATCGAAGAGATCTACCGCATTGTCGATTATTCGAGTTAAAACAATCAACCTCTCTCGCAGATCTTCTGGTACTGGTACAACTTCTTGATAGATTATGGTGCGGTTTAAGCCAGCTTCTTTGGAGAAGCTCTTTATATTCTTGCCAGCAGCTTTGGCTATCTGCCGAAGCTTCTCTCCGTTGGCTTTACGCATGGCTGTGTCGGCCCAAAGTCCGAACCTGTCTTGTAAAATATCTTTTGCAGCACTCATATTTGTCTCCATTGCTAAGACCCTTCTTTTGTTATATATCTCTTCGGCTCCAATGTCTATTATCTTTAATTATATCAGCTTATTTGACACTTTACTGACAGTAACATTGCACGTTTACGACACAGCGGCAACTGTTAACACCTAAGCCTTCAATAGATATGCCTAATTATCTTCATAGCGGGCCTTTGAGCGATCTGAGGAAGTATGGCTAATGATATCAGTGCTTTGTGAGTACCTCACCAAGACCTAACTAGACTAAGTGAGGAAAACCACATATTATCGGCATGTTATGAGGTGTCAACATCGCCTTCCGAATCTGAGGAAAGAAGCCAAAGGCCACAAAAGCCAGACCTTTTTACATGTTTTCTGGAGACCAATATACTTTCAGCTGAGTCCTCAAGCAGCCTTAAACTTACCTGGTCAGGAAAACTTCAGGGCGAACTCATCATATTGGTTTTTCTGAGATCTACTCTTCCTTCCAAGCCCTGAACAATTTCTGGGGAAAGGATCAAAACAATGTTTATCATGGTTTACTATCTATTCCTGATCTGGATTCCAGTACTTTTTCTTGTTTGAACAACTATTACTGTAGCGATAATAGTAACGTCCTATTTTTTGACTCTAAAATTGCAGATGCAGATCCATTTTCCTTTAAATTGATCGATTGCTCTGAACTCCTCAAAAGCCGCGGTCTTCCCAAACAAGAACCTTCAGCTAACAATCTCTGTAGCTACGCTTTTGATGCCTGTGCTGAGGATGACACTAGTTATTATTTTGATGGGAGAAAGCACCTAAAATCAGG
Encoded here:
- a CDS encoding antitoxin Xre/MbcA/ParS toxin-binding domain-containing protein, which translates into the protein MSAAKDILQDRFGLWADTAMRKANGEKLRQIAKAAGKNIKSFSKEAGLNRTIIYQEVVPVPEDLRERLIVLTRIIDNAVDLFDGDMEAAERWLYTPNRRFMNFSPFSMALAGKGETVCEHQEYVLKED
- a CDS encoding DKNYY domain-containing protein, whose amino-acid sequence is MNNFWGKDQNNVYHGLLSIPDLDSSTFSCLNNYYCSDNSNVLFFDSKIADADPFSFKLIDCSELLKSRGLPKQEPSANNLCSYAFDACAEDDTSYYFDGRKHLKSGTRE